Proteins from a genomic interval of Halomonas alkaliantarctica:
- a CDS encoding LysR family transcriptional regulator, whose translation MYDFDELTAFADVMTTGSLTRSAQTLGLAKSTLSRRISQLESRLNQPLLRRQANRLIPTEAGLLFHNYCTELLAMAAHSQEALAELREEISGEITLEVHGALARSWLASAIDAFLNRHPKVELTLHTRETPPTKMHSNSVHVWLGPTHECGLNQERLGHLTRGLYASPRYLAAAGTPHHPNELNQHAWIDLLGSASDGLLLTHPEHGQYTFNPPRSRLRVDLTALHIDAIARSQGIGLLSHWVTAKREQHHPGELINCLPGWEPAPLPITLLYAYGHQSRRTHALLEFLRSQVPAPWRTSVATV comes from the coding sequence ATGTATGACTTTGACGAACTCACCGCCTTTGCCGATGTGATGACCACGGGCAGTTTGACTCGCAGCGCTCAAACGCTTGGTTTAGCCAAATCGACCCTTAGCCGACGCATCAGCCAGCTCGAATCCCGGCTTAACCAGCCGCTGCTGCGCCGCCAGGCCAATCGCTTAATTCCCACTGAAGCAGGGCTGCTGTTTCACAACTACTGCACCGAACTTTTAGCGATGGCGGCTCATAGCCAGGAGGCGCTAGCAGAGCTGCGTGAGGAGATTAGCGGCGAAATAACCCTTGAGGTTCACGGCGCCCTGGCGCGCAGCTGGCTAGCCAGCGCCATTGATGCGTTTTTAAATCGCCACCCCAAGGTAGAGTTAACGCTACATACCAGAGAAACGCCGCCGACTAAAATGCACAGTAATAGCGTTCACGTGTGGCTTGGGCCCACTCACGAGTGCGGGCTAAACCAGGAGCGCTTGGGGCACTTAACCCGTGGGCTTTATGCCAGCCCACGCTATTTAGCGGCGGCTGGCACGCCCCATCACCCCAATGAATTGAACCAGCACGCCTGGATAGACCTGCTGGGTTCAGCATCCGACGGGCTGCTGCTCACTCACCCAGAGCATGGCCAGTACACCTTTAATCCGCCCCGCTCTCGGCTGCGGGTAGACCTCACTGCCCTGCATATTGACGCCATCGCGCGCAGTCAGGGGATCGGCTTGCTCTCACACTGGGTAACCGCAAAGCGCGAGCAGCATCATCCAGGCGAACTGATTAACTGTTTACCCGGCTGGGAACCAGCGCCTCTGCCCATTACGCTACTCTACGCCTACGGTCACCAATCACGCCGCACCCACGCACTGTTAGAGTTTTTACGTAGCCAAGTGCCCGCACCGTGGCGCACGTCAGTCGCGACGGTGTAG
- a CDS encoding AEC family transporter, with amino-acid sequence MLAELFAVMAPVLAGAGLGYLWVRLGHPYPVDFITRLVFNIGTPSLVLASLAGADIDATTFGQTMLAAALVIITMGAATFVVAKVLRRSWRVLLAPMMYPNTGNMGLPVVLYAFGSAGFAYGITVMVTVSLFQFTLGAVLNSQGNPLKTLAKTPTVYAIAISMALLLTGTSLPSWLANTVDLMSGFTVPLMLITLGVSLASIHVKNLRSGLGFSLVRVPLAAGVAWLIAGWVGLPPLAQSILVLQMCMPVAVFNYLFAQRAQREPVYVASLVFCSTLLALFYLPVLLALLM; translated from the coding sequence ATGCTTGCCGAACTTTTTGCCGTCATGGCGCCTGTGCTGGCGGGTGCAGGGCTTGGCTACCTATGGGTGCGCCTAGGCCATCCCTACCCGGTCGACTTTATCACCCGGCTAGTATTTAACATTGGTACGCCCTCACTGGTATTGGCCTCTCTGGCGGGTGCCGATATTGATGCCACCACTTTTGGCCAGACGATGCTGGCCGCCGCGCTGGTGATTATCACCATGGGGGCAGCTACCTTTGTGGTAGCAAAAGTGTTGCGCCGCAGCTGGCGAGTACTGCTTGCCCCCATGATGTACCCCAACACCGGCAATATGGGCTTACCGGTGGTGCTTTACGCCTTTGGCAGTGCCGGGTTTGCCTACGGTATCACGGTGATGGTGACCGTATCGCTGTTTCAGTTCACCTTAGGTGCCGTACTTAATAGCCAGGGCAACCCCCTCAAAACCCTCGCCAAAACACCCACGGTATACGCCATTGCGATTTCCATGGCACTGCTGCTGACGGGCACTTCCCTTCCGTCCTGGCTCGCGAATACGGTGGACTTAATGTCGGGGTTCACGGTACCGCTGATGCTCATTACCCTGGGTGTCTCGCTGGCCAGCATTCATGTAAAGAACCTGCGCTCGGGGCTCGGGTTTAGCTTAGTGCGCGTGCCCCTCGCGGCAGGGGTCGCCTGGCTGATCGCTGGCTGGGTGGGCCTTCCGCCACTGGCACAAAGCATTCTAGTGTTGCAAATGTGTATGCCGGTGGCGGTCTTCAATTATCTCTTTGCCCAACGTGCCCAGCGCGAACCCGTCTATGTCGCCAGTTTGGTTTTCTGCTCAACATTGTTAGCACTGTTTTATCTGCCCGTGCTGCTCGCCCTGCTTATGTAA
- a CDS encoding PQQ-dependent sugar dehydrogenase codes for MHYTSRSHHTSRWLPPAVLAGISGLVLASTINTANAEVVQESLETAHLNLSIERIADGFEHPWAVAFLPDGRYLVSERSGQLKLVDPESGESSTLEGMPAVSARGQGGLLDVVLHPDFEGGNGGGDNDWIYFTWSKPEGNKSRSALSRVKWQDGELGEVEHLFEQGRASGPGRHYGSRLAWLPDGTLLMSIGDRGSEPLRAQASDDHAGSTLRLTATGDVPDDNPFVGDDTTLDEIYSMGNRNIQGMTVLSNGEAWASEHGPRTGDELNHIEAGNNYGWPEVSRGNDYATNEPIGENSLPGMIDPVYVFEGRFAPAGLVEVTSDAFGEWQGNLLAGGLGSEKLLRLRLEEGRVAEEELILQGEVGRIRDVRQGPDDAIYLLTDDPQGGLYRLAPTTP; via the coding sequence ATGCACTATACGAGCAGGAGTCATCACACTTCCCGTTGGCTGCCCCCTGCGGTTTTGGCGGGGATCAGTGGGCTAGTGCTCGCTAGCACTATTAACACGGCAAATGCGGAAGTCGTCCAGGAATCGCTGGAAACCGCTCATTTAAACCTCTCCATCGAGCGCATCGCCGATGGTTTTGAGCACCCCTGGGCAGTGGCGTTTTTACCCGATGGTCGCTATTTAGTGAGCGAACGTAGCGGGCAGTTGAAACTCGTCGACCCCGAAAGCGGTGAATCCAGTACGTTGGAAGGCATGCCAGCAGTCAGTGCTCGGGGCCAGGGCGGGCTGTTAGACGTGGTGCTGCATCCTGATTTTGAAGGGGGGAACGGCGGAGGCGACAACGACTGGATCTATTTCACCTGGAGCAAGCCCGAAGGCAATAAAAGCCGTTCAGCGCTATCGCGGGTAAAATGGCAGGATGGCGAGCTAGGTGAGGTTGAGCATTTGTTTGAACAAGGTCGCGCCTCGGGGCCTGGTCGTCACTACGGCTCACGGTTGGCGTGGCTGCCCGACGGCACCCTCCTAATGAGCATCGGCGACCGTGGCAGTGAACCACTCCGCGCCCAGGCAAGCGATGACCATGCGGGCTCTACCCTGCGCCTTACCGCCACGGGCGACGTTCCTGATGACAACCCCTTTGTCGGGGATGACACCACCCTGGATGAAATCTACTCCATGGGTAATCGCAATATTCAAGGCATGACCGTGTTGAGTAACGGCGAAGCCTGGGCATCAGAGCACGGCCCCCGAACCGGCGACGAGCTTAACCATATCGAAGCTGGCAACAATTATGGCTGGCCAGAAGTTAGTCGGGGCAATGACTATGCGACCAATGAGCCGATTGGTGAAAATTCGCTCCCCGGCATGATTGACCCGGTGTATGTATTTGAAGGCCGTTTCGCCCCTGCTGGCCTTGTCGAAGTGACTAGCGACGCCTTTGGCGAATGGCAAGGAAACCTGCTGGCCGGTGGATTAGGTAGCGAGAAACTGCTGCGTCTGCGCTTAGAAGAGGGCCGTGTCGCCGAAGAAGAGCTGATTTTACAAGGCGAAGTAGGGCGTATTCGCGATGTTCGCCAAGGCCCTGATGACGCTATTTACTTGCTCACTGACGACCCTCAGGGCGGCTTGTATCGTCTAGCGCCAACGACCCCGTAG
- a CDS encoding ATP-binding protein translates to MRLRNLIILTVIVPLFVILVVFSLVAIKSLEDNVRSKLQTEVEIITRTLSSSLSYAVTPDSNTPLEEALQSAFSFHRIYGAYVFDTEGRDIYGLGLGKDIFSREEIQQIIERDDLYSNYRQHEGWNYYSALTPLRSQDGTVYGVLQVNRLNTGIENYTGFISVVAVLVFMIGAAGIVFSIWWGFRRHIERPLNRLLHVMQLVEKGDRSQRATEDGPIEYRHLASGLNGMLDAMAEKDQEIENRQRREIELEKRLRKSKKLAELGVLAAGVAHEIGAPLTVINGQAQRLARRDVIGDDERARLGRIRGEVERIVEIVRQLMELGRQHNVEKGELALDQLIMNASDLVEDELEPRNIRLDVELPTPAPNLLANGQQIVQVLTNLLRNAAQAPEVSRIRVRAQQQEHELLLWVEDDGPGIPDSHHHKVFDPFFTTKPVGQGSGLGLSMVHRIINDHGGTIGVFDSALGGAGFEITLPISETAYA, encoded by the coding sequence ATGCGACTACGCAATTTGATTATTTTGACGGTGATTGTGCCGCTGTTTGTCATCCTGGTGGTATTTAGCTTAGTGGCGATCAAATCGCTCGAAGATAACGTACGCTCAAAGCTACAAACGGAAGTTGAGATTATTACCCGTACGCTGAGCTCCTCGCTCAGCTACGCGGTCACCCCTGACAGCAACACGCCGCTTGAGGAAGCGCTACAGTCAGCGTTCTCCTTCCATCGAATTTATGGCGCTTATGTGTTCGATACCGAAGGGCGCGATATCTATGGGCTTGGCCTGGGCAAGGATATTTTCAGTCGCGAAGAGATTCAGCAAATCATTGAACGCGATGACCTTTACAGCAATTACCGACAACACGAGGGTTGGAATTACTACTCGGCGTTGACACCCTTGCGCTCACAAGATGGCACTGTATATGGCGTACTTCAGGTTAATCGGCTAAATACCGGTATTGAGAACTACACGGGTTTTATTAGCGTTGTGGCCGTACTGGTGTTTATGATTGGTGCGGCCGGGATCGTGTTTAGTATTTGGTGGGGATTCCGGCGCCATATTGAGCGCCCGCTTAACCGGCTGCTGCACGTAATGCAGTTGGTAGAAAAGGGGGACCGCAGCCAACGTGCTACCGAAGACGGCCCTATCGAATATCGCCACCTCGCCTCCGGGTTGAATGGCATGCTGGATGCGATGGCCGAAAAAGACCAAGAGATCGAAAATCGCCAGCGGCGCGAAATTGAGCTTGAAAAGCGCCTGCGTAAATCGAAAAAGCTGGCCGAACTCGGCGTACTGGCGGCGGGGGTTGCACACGAGATAGGCGCACCGCTAACGGTGATTAATGGCCAGGCTCAGCGTTTGGCTCGCCGCGATGTCATTGGCGATGACGAACGGGCACGTTTGGGACGCATACGCGGCGAAGTAGAGCGCATCGTTGAAATTGTTCGCCAATTGATGGAATTAGGTCGTCAACATAACGTAGAGAAAGGCGAACTGGCGCTTGATCAGCTGATTATGAATGCCAGCGATTTAGTTGAAGACGAGCTAGAGCCACGCAATATTCGTTTAGACGTTGAATTACCGACGCCAGCACCCAACTTACTCGCCAACGGCCAACAAATTGTGCAGGTGCTGACCAATTTGCTGCGCAATGCAGCGCAGGCCCCCGAAGTAAGCAGAATTAGAGTGCGCGCCCAGCAGCAAGAGCACGAATTACTGCTGTGGGTGGAAGATGATGGCCCGGGGATACCCGACTCCCATCACCACAAGGTGTTCGACCCATTTTTTACCACCAAACCGGTTGGCCAAGGCAGCGGTTTGGGACTCTCTATGGTACATCGCATTATCAACGACCACGGCGGTACGATCGGCGTGTTTGACAGTGCCCTAGGCGGCGCTGGATTTGAAATTACGCTACCTATTAGTGAAACCGCATACGCTTGA
- a CDS encoding sigma-54-dependent transcriptional regulator produces the protein MTQQDPLLPLLVVEDDAAILELLEEELQDAGYTTLGVTSAEEAIALLSHTTVSLVITDVRLPGMTGIQLLQQLRQAGSELGIIVITAFGTIDQAVEALKLGADDFLTKPLDLDAIRDAVFRVLERQRLAVFHDTDISHFHGIVGKSQVMQTLFHDASRLAKSDAPILILGESGTGKELLARAIHQESPRHDQPFVPVNCASIPPDLMESEFFGHVKGAFTGANEARKGLFQSAQGGSLFLDEIGEMPINLQAKLLRALQEKTVRPVGGEREEPVDVRIIAATHRNLEKEIEQENFRSDLFYRLETFSLRIPPLRERGTDIEHLVFALIDKHSEAQGKQIEQIEPEALSNLLNYAYPGNVRELENAIMRAVTLSEDGSLSYKDLPERLREQSTVETGTPLAPAVGGEVLAAGQMPTPQPIRWPSLEEVEKRYINKVLEATGGNKRRTAEVLGIARRTLYRRLEDNEE, from the coding sequence GTGACCCAACAGGACCCCCTTTTACCTTTGTTGGTGGTGGAAGATGACGCCGCTATACTTGAGCTATTAGAAGAAGAACTGCAGGATGCAGGCTACACAACGCTGGGCGTAACTAGCGCTGAAGAGGCGATCGCCTTATTGAGCCACACCACCGTCTCACTGGTAATTACCGACGTACGGTTGCCGGGCATGACCGGCATTCAACTACTTCAGCAGCTCCGCCAAGCAGGCAGTGAGCTGGGCATTATTGTGATTACCGCTTTCGGCACTATTGACCAGGCAGTCGAGGCACTCAAACTCGGGGCTGACGACTTTTTAACCAAGCCGCTCGACCTTGATGCTATCCGTGATGCCGTATTTCGTGTGCTGGAGCGCCAACGCTTGGCGGTTTTCCACGACACGGATATCAGCCATTTCCACGGTATTGTGGGTAAAAGCCAGGTCATGCAGACGCTATTCCATGACGCCTCCCGCCTTGCCAAAAGCGATGCGCCCATACTGATATTAGGTGAAAGCGGCACCGGCAAAGAACTACTTGCCCGCGCCATTCATCAGGAAAGCCCGCGTCATGACCAGCCCTTTGTGCCGGTTAACTGTGCAAGCATTCCTCCCGACTTGATGGAAAGTGAGTTCTTTGGCCACGTCAAAGGCGCCTTTACCGGTGCTAATGAAGCGCGCAAAGGACTCTTCCAAAGCGCTCAGGGCGGCAGCCTGTTTTTAGATGAGATTGGTGAAATGCCCATCAATCTGCAGGCTAAATTGCTGCGTGCTTTACAGGAAAAGACCGTACGCCCAGTGGGTGGCGAGCGCGAAGAGCCGGTGGATGTACGAATCATCGCCGCGACTCACCGCAACCTGGAGAAAGAGATCGAGCAGGAAAACTTCCGCAGCGATTTGTTTTACCGCTTGGAGACGTTCTCACTGCGTATCCCGCCCCTGCGCGAGCGTGGCACCGATATCGAGCATCTTGTGTTTGCGCTTATCGACAAGCATTCGGAGGCACAGGGCAAACAGATAGAGCAAATCGAACCGGAAGCGCTCAGCAATCTACTCAACTATGCCTACCCCGGTAACGTTCGAGAACTGGAAAACGCCATTATGCGTGCCGTCACTCTGAGCGAAGACGGCTCGCTCAGCTATAAAGATCTGCCCGAACGACTTCGCGAGCAATCAACAGTGGAAACCGGTACACCTCTGGCACCTGCCGTCGGCGGCGAAGTGCTGGCTGCAGGTCAAATGCCAACGCCACAGCCGATCCGCTGGCCCAGTCTAGAAGAAGTTGAAAAGCGCTATATCAACAAGGTGCTAGAAGCAACGGGTGGCAATAAGCGGCGCACGGCAGAGGTACTTGGGATTGCTCGGCGGACACTCTATCGTCGCTTGGAAGACAATGAAGAGTAA